A genomic region of Bernardetia sp. ABR2-2B contains the following coding sequences:
- a CDS encoding acyl-CoA reductase — MQTISNLYNLFSVLVMTLSHRKAALVALGNFIDALSKEEKQPIFHQAYIHNNWFTPENTEFALASIRSMLTKESLDNWLKNYDLEKLDKIGVDFPTKNVGLILAGNIPFVGFHDILSVLLSGHTVWIKPSQKDTILIEKLIEWAFEVEPAFKNYISLRPNLKGADAYIATGSNNTARYFEYYFGKYPSIIRKNRSSVAIIRGDETQEDLERLSIDIFQYFGLGCRNVSKLYVPKGYDFGKLLDTVYLQWNSMKNHNKYANNYDYYKAIYLMEQIHHFDAFNLLLTKDTSISSPTGVLYYEIYQNIEEVKQTLKEKEEQIQVIVSTDAWFENSIEFGQAQHPKVSDYADGVDTIAFLIEL, encoded by the coding sequence TTGCAGACTATTTCAAATTTGTATAACTTATTCTCTGTATTAGTAATGACACTTTCTCACCGTAAAGCTGCTTTAGTTGCACTAGGTAATTTTATAGATGCTCTCTCAAAAGAAGAAAAACAGCCTATTTTTCATCAAGCCTATATCCATAATAATTGGTTTACACCCGAAAATACAGAATTTGCTTTAGCATCTATTCGTAGTATGCTAACAAAAGAAAGTTTAGATAATTGGCTCAAAAACTATGATTTAGAAAAATTAGATAAAATAGGAGTAGATTTTCCTACAAAAAATGTGGGGTTAATTCTAGCAGGAAACATTCCTTTTGTTGGCTTTCATGATATTCTTTCTGTGCTTTTGAGTGGGCATACAGTTTGGATAAAGCCAAGCCAAAAAGATACAATTCTAATAGAAAAGTTAATAGAATGGGCTTTTGAAGTAGAACCAGCATTTAAAAACTATATTTCGCTTCGTCCTAACCTAAAAGGTGCTGATGCTTATATCGCAACGGGAAGTAATAATACAGCTCGTTATTTTGAGTATTACTTTGGAAAATATCCAAGTATTATTCGTAAAAACCGTTCGTCAGTTGCTATAATAAGAGGAGATGAAACACAAGAGGATTTAGAACGTCTGTCAATAGATATTTTTCAGTATTTTGGTTTGGGGTGTCGTAATGTTTCAAAGCTTTACGTACCAAAAGGGTATGATTTTGGAAAGTTATTAGATACTGTCTATTTGCAATGGAATTCTATGAAAAATCATAATAAATATGCAAATAATTACGATTATTATAAAGCTATTTATTTAATGGAACAGATTCATCACTTTGATGCTTTTAATCTTTTACTTACGAAAGATACTTCTATTTCTTCCCCTACTGGAGTTTTATATTATGAAATTTATCAAAATATAGAGGAAGTAAAACAGACTTTAAAAGAAAAAGAAGAACAGATACAAGTAATAGTTTCTACAGATGCGTGGTTTGAAAATAGTATTGAATTTGGACAAGCACAACACCCTAAAGTATCAGACTATGCTGATGGTGTTGATACAATAGCTTTTTTGATAGAGCTATAA
- a CDS encoding porin family protein codes for MKRSIRAIATAVCAVVLTSGAAFAQDGAGETESKLMVGFKSGFNLADIRVGADTEYFRYQDGAGKNFAPQIHVFGRYNFTKWVGAELELGWTQNAFTTFYDRTTTYRANNFQANALLNVRIPVLSVYHPRIYVGPSYNYNAYTYSREVATVGGFPYDRTYDVTNSFEPHDIGAIVGLGLQFDVKFATLLVDTRYRHGFSRSIRRAGDVTAASQQINKASFSDVAFMVGLGFSL; via the coding sequence TTGAAACGTTCAATCCGTGCTATCGCTACTGCAGTATGTGCAGTCGTATTAACTTCAGGTGCTGCCTTTGCTCAAGACGGAGCTGGCGAAACTGAATCTAAACTTATGGTCGGCTTTAAGTCAGGCTTTAACCTTGCTGATATTCGTGTTGGTGCCGATACAGAATATTTCAGATACCAAGATGGAGCTGGTAAAAACTTTGCTCCTCAAATTCACGTATTCGGTCGTTATAACTTTACCAAATGGGTAGGTGCAGAATTAGAATTAGGCTGGACTCAAAATGCCTTCACTACTTTCTATGACAGAACAACTACTTACCGTGCAAATAACTTTCAAGCAAATGCTTTATTGAATGTACGTATTCCTGTTCTTTCTGTATATCACCCACGTATTTACGTTGGACCTTCTTATAACTACAATGCTTACACGTATAGCCGTGAAGTAGCTACTGTTGGAGGTTTTCCTTATGACCGTACTTATGATGTAACAAATAGCTTTGAGCCTCATGACATTGGAGCAATAGTAGGTTTAGGTTTACAGTTTGATGTAAAATTTGCTACTTTGTTAGTAGATACTCGTTACCGTCACGGATTCTCAAGATCTATTCGTAGAGCAGGTGATGTTACTGCTGCTAGTCAGCAAATCAATAAAGCAAGTTTTAGTGATGTTGCTTTCATGGTAGGTTTAGGTTTCAGTCTATAA
- a CDS encoding DUF3298 domain-containing protein, which produces MRKKKLTFLLSVRFLLIFLFVFYSFVLLAQQPQKHTDYCHFTGTINGNLPIVMDLIQDGKEYFGSYYYKKYNLPINLNGKVNTQGEIELYSLDDEGYKDEIIIGKINQNTFVGTWKNKDKTKVFPVSLVENYSESVSFEFISTKDSTKLFKDRKDTPQATFSDVIVEAKQVPQGSNLAKIKELLKNYQSVKTEEISQTAKETIENSKKSFFKEYLEVNKEQDEEYLYAANWVSQSNAEIVFNDEYFATIAFSNYMYMGGAHGISNKTYLVIDVKNGKEIKLKDIFDSKGLAILEKKMIKKAYLYTGFENPVSLQDAGYLVDKIEVTDNFSLSAKGITFVYQPYEIAPYAAGMPSFLFTWEELKGVVKADSSVKSLMKK; this is translated from the coding sequence ATGAGAAAAAAGAAATTAACTTTCCTATTGTCTGTACGTTTTTTACTTATTTTTTTATTTGTTTTTTATTCTTTTGTACTTCTTGCTCAACAACCACAAAAACATACGGATTATTGTCATTTTACAGGAACAATAAATGGAAATTTGCCTATCGTAATGGATTTGATTCAAGATGGAAAAGAATACTTTGGGAGTTATTATTATAAAAAGTATAACTTACCAATAAATTTGAATGGCAAAGTGAATACTCAAGGCGAAATAGAGTTATATTCCTTGGATGATGAAGGTTATAAAGATGAAATTATTATAGGAAAAATAAATCAAAATACATTTGTTGGTACTTGGAAAAATAAAGATAAAACCAAAGTATTTCCTGTTTCTTTAGTGGAGAATTATTCGGAGAGTGTTAGTTTCGAATTTATTTCTACAAAAGATAGTACAAAATTATTCAAAGACAGAAAAGATACTCCTCAAGCTACTTTTTCAGATGTAATTGTAGAAGCAAAGCAAGTTCCACAGGGAAGTAATCTAGCTAAAATAAAAGAGCTACTGAAAAACTATCAATCTGTAAAGACAGAAGAAATATCACAAACAGCCAAAGAAACAATTGAAAATTCAAAAAAATCATTCTTCAAAGAATATTTAGAAGTAAATAAAGAGCAAGATGAAGAATATTTGTATGCTGCAAACTGGGTAAGTCAGAGCAATGCAGAAATAGTTTTTAATGATGAATATTTTGCCACTATTGCTTTCTCTAATTATATGTATATGGGGGGCGCACATGGAATTTCTAACAAAACCTATCTTGTTATTGATGTGAAAAATGGAAAAGAGATTAAACTGAAAGATATTTTTGATAGTAAAGGTTTGGCTATCTTAGAGAAGAAAATGATAAAAAAAGCCTATCTATATACAGGTTTTGAAAATCCTGTTTCGCTTCAAGATGCAGGTTATTTAGTTGATAAAATAGAAGTTACTGATAATTTTTCTTTAAGTGCAAAGGGAATAACATTTGTTTATCAACCGTACGAAATTGCTCCTTATGCAGCAGGAATGCCAAGTTTTTTATTCACTTGGGAAGAGTTGAAAGGCGTAGTCAAAGCAGACTCATCAGTTAAATCTTTGATGAAGAAATAA